In Ferribacterium limneticum, a genomic segment contains:
- a CDS encoding chemotaxis protein CheW, which produces MTIDMSQFYQVFFEESAEHLATMEGLLLELDVENPDSEQLNAIFRAAHSIKGSAGTFGFTDLAETTHILENLLDRIRKQELGLRADMVDAFLESGDLLREMLEAHQGQGEVDPLRVESICARLRQLSAGDVAPVAPPPRAASGNVASAQEIPVGKRTFDIQFVPTDVSARGNGVASLLDELRSLGALEILSQPASDMNNVGYWQLRLVTAAEQSDFSDQIDFIAENGAWRVVEETAADDEGGAFGFFGDSPGAPEDDPGYGFFAPLDAVPGAAAGTDAAVAWNESYGFFDPPPQAGEIVPAVTAALSEDGDGYGFFAPLPSQAPAQPLAEEGDGFGFFEPLAPVSVSSAPVSSTSLPGRPSVQVLAEKKVGELHPRAAKSVTPTAAADSSIRVSVEKVDQLINLVGELVITQAMLLQTAAQMQEGAPERLVNGLTQLERNTRDLQESVMSIRMMQISFVFSRFPRVVRDLSGKLGKQVELKTSGETTELDKGLIERIADPLTHLIRNSLDHGIELPEARIAAGKNPVGTITLKAYHQGGNVVIEVGDDGAGLPRNKILAKARERGLPVSDQMTDSEVFNLIFEAGFSTADQVTDVSGRGVGMDVVRRNIQSMGGRVEIESMLGVGTRMTVRLPLTLAILDGMSIAVGDQTYILPLSYVVESFQPQLGDIKTLSNQARVIQVRGDYLPVVVLHELFNIKSHSSNFAQGIMVVVDADGIKAALFVDALVGQHQVVIKSLEANYRRVQGISGATIMGDGHVALILDVSAIAGMAKTSLQKLADG; this is translated from the coding sequence ATGACTATCGACATGAGTCAGTTCTACCAGGTATTTTTTGAGGAGTCGGCAGAGCACTTGGCAACAATGGAGGGGCTGCTGCTTGAACTGGACGTCGAAAATCCGGATTCTGAGCAACTCAATGCCATTTTTCGTGCTGCTCACTCCATCAAGGGAAGTGCGGGAACGTTCGGTTTTACCGATCTGGCTGAGACAACTCACATCCTGGAGAACCTGCTGGACAGGATTCGCAAGCAGGAACTGGGATTGCGGGCCGATATGGTTGACGCCTTTCTTGAATCAGGCGATCTCCTGCGTGAAATGCTCGAAGCCCATCAAGGGCAAGGAGAGGTCGATCCCCTGCGCGTGGAGTCGATTTGTGCCCGCCTTCGTCAGCTATCGGCCGGCGATGTTGCGCCAGTCGCACCGCCGCCGAGGGCGGCGTCAGGCAATGTGGCGAGTGCCCAGGAAATACCTGTTGGCAAGCGCACTTTCGATATCCAGTTTGTCCCAACGGATGTGTCGGCCCGCGGTAACGGCGTGGCCAGTCTTCTCGATGAGCTGCGTTCATTGGGGGCTTTGGAAATACTGAGCCAGCCGGCATCGGATATGAATAATGTCGGCTACTGGCAACTTCGTTTGGTTACCGCGGCTGAACAGAGCGATTTTTCCGATCAGATTGATTTCATTGCAGAAAATGGTGCTTGGCGGGTGGTTGAAGAAACTGCTGCTGATGACGAGGGGGGCGCTTTCGGGTTCTTTGGTGATTCACCAGGGGCGCCAGAGGATGATCCCGGTTATGGTTTCTTTGCTCCGTTAGATGCTGTGCCGGGCGCTGCTGCGGGTACTGACGCCGCTGTGGCCTGGAATGAGTCTTATGGATTTTTTGATCCACCGCCACAGGCTGGTGAGATTGTGCCTGCCGTCACTGCAGCGCTGAGCGAAGATGGTGATGGTTACGGCTTCTTTGCGCCGTTACCTTCTCAAGCCCCGGCGCAGCCTCTGGCCGAGGAGGGGGATGGCTTCGGCTTTTTCGAGCCGCTGGCGCCTGTTTCTGTTTCTTCTGCCCCCGTTTCATCTACTAGCCTTCCTGGCCGACCTTCTGTTCAGGTTCTTGCAGAAAAAAAAGTGGGAGAGCTGCATCCTCGTGCTGCCAAGTCGGTGACTCCAACTGCGGCGGCAGACTCATCGATTCGCGTCAGTGTTGAAAAAGTCGATCAGTTGATCAATCTGGTCGGCGAATTGGTCATTACGCAGGCGATGCTCTTGCAGACGGCCGCGCAGATGCAGGAGGGCGCGCCAGAACGCCTGGTCAATGGTTTGACTCAACTGGAGCGAAATACCCGCGATTTGCAGGAATCGGTAATGTCCATCCGGATGATGCAGATTTCCTTTGTTTTTTCACGCTTTCCGCGTGTCGTCCGTGATCTCTCCGGCAAGCTTGGCAAGCAGGTTGAGTTGAAAACGTCTGGAGAAACGACGGAACTCGACAAGGGGCTAATCGAGCGGATCGCCGATCCCTTGACTCACCTGATTCGCAATAGCCTCGATCACGGTATCGAATTGCCGGAAGCGCGGATTGCAGCAGGCAAAAATCCGGTCGGGACTATCACCTTGAAGGCCTACCATCAGGGAGGAAATGTTGTCATCGAGGTCGGTGATGATGGCGCTGGCTTGCCCCGCAACAAGATATTGGCCAAGGCTCGTGAGCGCGGACTACCGGTTTCCGATCAGATGACTGACTCGGAGGTTTTCAATCTTATTTTCGAAGCCGGCTTCTCGACGGCCGATCAGGTCACTGACGTATCCGGGCGTGGCGTGGGTATGGATGTCGTCCGCCGCAATATTCAGTCCATGGGTGGCCGCGTAGAAATTGAGTCGATGTTGGGTGTCGGCACGCGGATGACAGTTCGATTGCCGCTGACGCTGGCTATTCTCGATGGAATGTCTATCGCAGTTGGTGACCAGACCTACATTCTGCCGCTGTCATATGTGGTGGAGTCGTTTCAGCCACAGTTGGGCGACATCAAGACTTTATCGAATCAGGCGCGGGTCATTCAGGTTCGCGGCGACTATCTACCCGTAGTGGTACTGCACGAATTATTCAATATCAAGTCGCATTCGAGCAATTTCGCGCAAGGCATCATGGTTGTTGTCGATGCGGATGGTATCAAGGCAGCTCTTTTCGTCGATGCGCTGGTTGGTCAGCACCAGGTGGTCATCAAGAGCCTGGAGGCGAACTATCGCCGTGTGCAGGGGATTTCCGGCGCGACCATCATGGGTGACGGCCATGTGGCGCTCATTCTGGATGTGTCGGCCATTGCCGGCATGGCGAAGACAAGCCTGCAAAAGCTGGCTGACGGTTGA
- a CDS encoding chemotaxis protein CheW, protein MEAMSHGSSPANEDDLVASEYLTFTLGSEEYAIDILKVQEIRGYEPPTLIANAPPFIKGVINLRGIIVPVVDLRIKFNLGKIEYTPFTVVIILNVAGRVIGAVVDSVSDVFSLTRSQIRQAPDFSGMFDTKYILGLATVDSRMMIVTDIERLMTSADMALIDSASE, encoded by the coding sequence ATGGAAGCGATGAGCCATGGCAGTAGCCCGGCAAACGAAGATGATCTGGTGGCCAGTGAGTACCTGACCTTCACGCTGGGTAGCGAAGAGTACGCAATCGATATCCTCAAGGTTCAGGAGATTCGAGGTTACGAGCCGCCGACGCTGATCGCCAATGCCCCGCCATTCATCAAGGGGGTGATCAACTTGCGCGGCATTATCGTGCCCGTCGTTGATCTGCGGATCAAGTTCAATCTCGGCAAGATCGAATACACGCCCTTCACTGTAGTCATCATCCTCAATGTGGCCGGGCGCGTCATCGGTGCTGTGGTCGACAGCGTTTCCGACGTGTTTTCTCTGACGCGCTCGCAAATTCGCCAAGCACCTGATTTTTCAGGGATGTTTGATACCAAATACATACTTGGTCTGGCCACGGTCGATTCACGCATGATGATTGTTACGGATATCGAACGCCTGATGACCAGTGCCGATATGGCGCTCATCGACTCGGCCAGCGAGTAA
- a CDS encoding methyl-accepting chemotaxis protein: protein MLNLRNFKIGTRLIMTTVGALALMIAFVAIAWLSLNSISDKVDHIANNNIKKTELAVNMRTRNLLIDRSVRTAMIHEEIEKQQDEEKQVKAELLAYMESEKQIGGTVGSARGKEIHERIVVARKEAEASISRMFVLIKAGNRPELEDYFFAAFRPKMQGWFEAADEMLQLQKENNLRDVAEIDTVKSRVQTTMLLMVGLALIIMIPAGMWVTRQITGPLDEAVGVADAVAAGHLENTIDVGGNDETAHLMRALSRMQTDLRARTEAEHKVANEALRIKVALDVTSNSVMVADPDGVIVYCNAAVLDMMRVAEADIRKELPAFRADSILGANFDIYHKNTAHQRNLLAGLKGMHRAQIIVGGRTFKLVASPIVNERNERLGTVVEWTDRTAEVAVEEEVSGIIAAAASGDFSRRIDASEMSGFFRQISTGINDLLDVNSQALGDVGTMLARLSKGDLTRKIDTQYQGVLGRLKDDANVTVDNLQEIIFSIKSATDAINTAAQEIACGNQDLSGRTEQQASSLEETASSMEQLTSTVKQNADNARQANELASNAQRVAEKGGQVVGQVVETMGAIHLASNRISDIISVIDGIAFQTNILALNAAVEAARAGEQGRGFAVVATEVRNLAQRSAAAAKEIKGLISDSVEKVQTGGRLVDQAGQTMGEVVASIQRVAKIMADISYASREQTAGIEQVGLAIGQMDEMTQQNAALVEQAAAAAESLEEQARNLAESVAVFRLSGGLVIKGQSELAGLDFDGAIAAHGKWKQRLLDYVSGGGEQLDPAVVGRDDQCALGCWIHGDGRALRGNAGYTELKGEHAGFHRCAAEVIRTQLAGNSDGARAQISGEFSNRSARVIGLLQSMRGGGKSTPSRQLAVAVPRNIPAAKTPALAVPDEDEWEEF from the coding sequence ATGTTGAATTTACGCAATTTCAAAATTGGCACCCGTCTGATCATGACGACTGTCGGTGCCTTGGCACTGATGATTGCCTTTGTGGCCATTGCTTGGCTCAGCCTGAATTCGATTAGCGACAAGGTTGATCACATAGCGAACAACAACATCAAGAAAACCGAACTGGCCGTCAACATGCGTACGCGCAATCTCTTGATTGACAGGAGTGTGCGTACGGCAATGATCCATGAGGAAATCGAGAAGCAGCAAGATGAGGAGAAGCAGGTTAAAGCCGAACTCCTGGCGTACATGGAATCCGAAAAACAGATCGGCGGCACAGTGGGCTCGGCGCGCGGGAAGGAAATACATGAGCGCATCGTGGTCGCAAGAAAGGAGGCCGAAGCATCTATTTCTCGGATGTTTGTGCTCATCAAGGCAGGGAACCGACCGGAACTCGAAGATTATTTTTTCGCTGCTTTTCGCCCGAAAATGCAAGGGTGGTTCGAAGCGGCTGACGAAATGCTACAGCTGCAAAAAGAGAACAATCTTCGTGATGTAGCCGAGATCGACACGGTCAAGTCGCGTGTTCAAACCACCATGTTGCTGATGGTTGGCTTGGCGTTGATTATCATGATTCCGGCCGGGATGTGGGTTACACGTCAGATTACCGGCCCCTTGGACGAGGCGGTCGGTGTGGCCGATGCCGTTGCCGCAGGTCATCTGGAAAATACAATTGATGTCGGTGGTAACGATGAAACTGCGCATTTGATGCGTGCGCTCAGTCGCATGCAGACCGATCTTAGAGCGCGCACCGAAGCGGAGCACAAGGTGGCCAACGAGGCGCTACGCATCAAAGTGGCTCTCGATGTGACTTCAAACAGCGTGATGGTTGCCGATCCGGATGGGGTGATCGTTTATTGCAACGCAGCGGTCCTCGACATGATGCGTGTTGCCGAGGCAGATATCCGCAAGGAGTTGCCAGCTTTCCGAGCTGATTCGATTCTTGGGGCCAATTTCGATATCTATCACAAGAATACGGCGCATCAGCGCAACCTGCTGGCTGGACTCAAGGGCATGCATCGCGCGCAAATAATAGTTGGGGGCCGTACTTTCAAACTGGTGGCCAGCCCTATTGTTAACGAGCGGAATGAACGTCTTGGCACCGTCGTCGAGTGGACTGATCGCACCGCCGAGGTAGCAGTCGAAGAAGAGGTCAGCGGCATCATTGCGGCTGCGGCTTCCGGTGATTTCTCGCGGCGCATTGATGCGAGTGAGATGAGTGGCTTCTTCCGGCAGATTTCTACTGGCATTAACGATCTTCTCGATGTGAATAGTCAGGCCTTGGGCGATGTCGGGACCATGCTGGCCCGTCTTTCGAAAGGCGATCTGACTCGCAAGATCGATACCCAGTATCAGGGCGTCCTGGGTCGATTGAAAGATGATGCCAATGTCACGGTCGACAACCTGCAGGAGATCATTTTCTCGATCAAAAGCGCTACCGATGCCATCAATACGGCAGCTCAGGAGATTGCCTGCGGCAACCAGGATCTTTCCGGGCGTACCGAGCAGCAGGCATCCAGTCTTGAGGAAACGGCTTCGAGCATGGAGCAGTTAACCAGCACGGTTAAACAAAACGCTGACAATGCTCGCCAGGCCAACGAGCTGGCGAGCAATGCGCAGAGGGTGGCAGAAAAAGGTGGGCAGGTGGTTGGGCAGGTGGTGGAAACCATGGGTGCCATCCATCTGGCCTCAAACAGGATTTCCGACATCATCAGCGTTATCGATGGTATTGCCTTCCAGACAAACATATTGGCCCTCAATGCGGCGGTCGAGGCGGCTCGTGCCGGTGAGCAGGGGCGTGGTTTTGCCGTGGTCGCGACTGAAGTACGAAATCTGGCCCAGCGCAGTGCTGCTGCGGCCAAGGAAATCAAGGGCCTGATTTCCGACTCCGTCGAAAAGGTGCAAACCGGTGGACGTTTGGTCGATCAGGCTGGACAAACCATGGGAGAGGTAGTGGCGAGCATCCAGCGCGTAGCCAAGATCATGGCCGATATTTCTTATGCCAGCCGCGAGCAGACGGCGGGTATCGAGCAGGTTGGTCTGGCAATAGGGCAGATGGATGAGATGACTCAGCAAAATGCTGCACTGGTCGAACAGGCGGCAGCTGCAGCCGAAAGCCTCGAAGAACAGGCGCGTAACCTGGCTGAGTCGGTTGCTGTATTCCGTCTTTCTGGCGGACTGGTCATTAAAGGGCAGTCAGAGCTGGCCGGATTGGACTTTGATGGTGCGATAGCCGCACATGGCAAATGGAAGCAACGCCTGCTTGATTACGTATCCGGTGGCGGAGAGCAGCTTGACCCGGCTGTGGTTGGGCGTGACGATCAGTGTGCGCTCGGCTGCTGGATTCACGGCGATGGTCGCGCGCTGCGTGGAAATGCTGGGTATACCGAGCTCAAGGGCGAGCACGCGGGCTTCCATCGCTGTGCAGCGGAAGTAATACGTACCCAGTTGGCGGGAAATAGTGATGGGGCCAGGGCACAAATATCCGGCGAGTTTTCCAATAGATCGGCGCGGGTGATCGGATTGTTGCAGAGCATGCGTGGTGGTGGAAAAAGCACGCCTTCCAGGCAACTGGCTGTTGCTGTTCCACGGAACATCCCCGCCGCAAAGACGCCGGCGCTCGCCGTGCCTGATGAAGACGAGTGGGAAGAGTTCTAA
- a CDS encoding Cache 3/Cache 2 fusion domain-containing protein has protein sequence MRNNQPVTDVELELDELTLIASKTDLKGQITYVNKAFIDISGFSESELIGQPHNILRHPDMPSEAFADLWRDIKDGRPWTGVVKNRCKNGDYYWVLANVTPLRENGAVVGFLSVRRKASAQQISAAQAVYAEIREKRAGGKEIRHGNVVSGGPVGVLRRWISNASSSKKIVLGMLLGFGIILGGATTLLGNHLATLLDAQGRESLRNNVGLIKAMVETNLVALRKEAIQLNRGFAMSFQDEIVLEGTDELAVLRLARGDVLNGKFDIVDRFTEKTGAVSTIFIRKGDDFTRISTSVKKENGERAVGTNLAKDHPALAELLAGKHYVGRANLFGKAFYTSYTPILAKNGTVIGATFIGLDISTELEVLKKQIRSLKVGETGYYYVLDASPGKDLGNLVVHPAKEGGNVLGAKDASGREFIREMLERGSGDISYPWLNTELGDTVTREKIVVFDSLPDAKWLIAGGTYLEEFHALSSQVTRFVMVGGLILALLLAVFLYLLISKLIVRPLQQKVLPVFNDLAEGRYDTPLDVGANDEVGQVLQGLQSMQIQQGFNVAEAQRIANDNLRIRIALDCVSANLRIADDDGTVIYANKGLLTTLRQIEPGLREQQPGFTVDGFVGSNIGAFYQDPEAALKSLRELQGTRQSELGIGRRIYNIITNPIVNERGQRLGTVGEWVDRTAELNAQRSVAALVSQASAGDLEARLDTSTLEGFYKELGTGINSLVETSGAAIGEIANLLSRVADGDLTQTLTSSYQGTFGRLRDDANQTVTKLRNLVGEIQQSAQTINTAAKEIASGNQDLSGRTEQQASSLEETASSMEQLTSTVKQNADNARQANELAGAAQKVADKGGEVVGQVVHTMSAIHQSSSKIADIIGVIDGIAFQTNILALNAAVEAARAGEQGRGFAVVATEVRNLAQRSAAAAKEIKGLISDSVEKVETGNKLVDQAGRTMEEVVASIKRVAKIMGDISDASSEQSAGIEQVSLAVSQMDEVTQQNAALVEQAAAAAESLEEQAHQLAMTVSVFRIAENKEPSRLTSPQRRIQHAAASTTNSERPRAPKAPAQQVSLDDEWEEF, from the coding sequence ATGCGAAACAACCAGCCTGTGACCGATGTGGAACTTGAGCTTGATGAGCTCACCCTTATTGCCTCGAAGACTGACCTCAAGGGACAGATTACCTATGTCAACAAAGCATTCATCGACATCAGTGGATTTTCTGAATCCGAGCTGATTGGACAGCCACACAATATTCTCCGTCATCCGGACATGCCGTCCGAGGCCTTTGCCGATCTTTGGCGGGATATCAAGGATGGCCGTCCGTGGACCGGAGTTGTCAAGAATCGCTGCAAGAATGGGGACTATTACTGGGTTCTCGCCAACGTAACGCCGTTGCGTGAAAACGGTGCCGTGGTTGGTTTTCTATCCGTACGCCGGAAGGCGAGTGCACAGCAGATTTCAGCTGCTCAGGCGGTGTACGCCGAGATTCGTGAGAAACGTGCGGGGGGCAAGGAGATTCGCCACGGCAATGTGGTTAGTGGTGGGCCGGTAGGCGTCCTGCGTCGCTGGATATCCAATGCATCGTCCTCCAAAAAAATCGTGCTGGGGATGTTGCTGGGGTTCGGCATCATTCTTGGTGGCGCGACCACGTTGCTCGGGAATCATTTGGCGACCCTGCTTGATGCTCAGGGGCGCGAAAGTCTGAGAAATAATGTGGGTCTGATCAAGGCCATGGTTGAGACGAACCTCGTGGCTCTGCGCAAAGAGGCCATTCAATTGAACCGTGGCTTTGCCATGTCGTTTCAGGATGAGATCGTTCTTGAGGGGACTGACGAGCTGGCAGTGTTGCGGCTGGCGAGAGGGGATGTCCTCAATGGAAAATTCGACATAGTTGATCGTTTCACTGAAAAAACAGGTGCGGTCTCAACCATCTTCATTCGCAAGGGTGATGACTTTACCCGGATATCAACCTCGGTCAAAAAAGAGAATGGCGAGCGTGCCGTTGGTACAAATCTGGCCAAGGATCATCCAGCACTGGCTGAGCTATTAGCCGGGAAGCACTATGTCGGACGCGCCAACCTTTTTGGCAAAGCTTTCTACACGAGCTATACGCCAATCCTTGCAAAGAACGGCACGGTGATCGGAGCGACGTTTATCGGGCTCGATATCTCGACAGAGCTGGAGGTGCTCAAGAAGCAGATTCGCTCGCTGAAGGTCGGGGAAACCGGTTACTACTATGTGCTTGATGCCAGCCCGGGCAAGGATCTGGGCAATCTCGTCGTCCACCCGGCCAAAGAGGGGGGCAATGTTCTCGGCGCCAAGGATGCAAGTGGCCGTGAGTTCATTCGCGAAATGCTGGAACGTGGCAGCGGTGATATCAGCTATCCATGGCTCAATACGGAACTGGGTGATACGGTTACCCGGGAAAAAATTGTCGTATTCGATAGCTTGCCCGATGCCAAGTGGCTGATTGCCGGTGGCACGTATCTGGAGGAGTTCCACGCCCTGTCCAGCCAGGTGACACGCTTCGTCATGGTGGGGGGGCTAATTCTGGCGTTGCTGCTTGCGGTCTTCCTTTATCTTTTGATATCAAAGCTGATCGTCCGGCCGCTCCAGCAAAAAGTCCTGCCGGTATTTAACGATCTGGCGGAGGGGCGATACGATACCCCATTGGATGTCGGGGCAAACGATGAGGTCGGCCAGGTTCTGCAGGGCCTGCAGTCAATGCAGATTCAACAGGGATTCAATGTTGCCGAGGCACAGCGAATCGCCAATGACAATCTTCGTATTCGCATTGCGCTGGATTGCGTTTCGGCCAATCTGCGGATTGCCGATGACGATGGCACGGTAATCTACGCCAACAAGGGCTTGCTGACGACCTTGCGCCAGATCGAGCCTGGTCTGCGTGAGCAGCAGCCGGGTTTTACGGTTGACGGGTTTGTCGGGAGCAATATCGGGGCGTTTTATCAGGATCCGGAGGCAGCCCTCAAGAGCTTGCGTGAACTGCAGGGTACGCGCCAGAGCGAGCTCGGTATCGGTCGTCGGATCTATAACATCATTACCAACCCGATCGTTAACGAGCGGGGTCAGCGCCTTGGCACAGTGGGCGAATGGGTTGATCGCACCGCAGAACTGAATGCGCAGCGCTCGGTAGCGGCGCTCGTCTCACAGGCTTCGGCCGGGGATCTCGAGGCCCGCCTGGACACCTCGACGCTGGAAGGGTTCTACAAGGAACTAGGAACAGGCATCAACAGCCTGGTTGAAACCAGCGGGGCGGCAATTGGCGAGATTGCCAATCTTTTGTCCCGCGTGGCCGATGGCGACCTGACCCAGACGCTCACCAGTTCATACCAAGGGACCTTTGGCCGCTTGCGTGATGATGCCAACCAGACAGTGACCAAGCTACGTAATCTGGTCGGCGAGATTCAACAGTCGGCCCAAACGATCAATACGGCCGCCAAGGAAATAGCATCGGGCAACCAGGATCTGTCGGGGCGGACGGAGCAGCAGGCGAGCAGTCTCGAAGAGACGGCTTCGAGCATGGAGCAGCTGACCAGTACGGTGAAGCAGAATGCCGACAACGCACGTCAGGCCAACGAGTTGGCCGGTGCGGCACAAAAGGTTGCCGACAAGGGGGGCGAGGTCGTCGGCCAGGTCGTCCACACGATGAGCGCAATCCATCAGTCGAGCAGCAAGATCGCCGACATCATCGGGGTGATCGACGGCATTGCCTTCCAGACCAATATCCTAGCCCTCAACGCGGCCGTCGAGGCAGCGCGTGCGGGTGAACAGGGGCGTGGTTTTGCCGTGGTGGCCACCGAGGTGCGCAATCTGGCCCAGCGCAGCGCCGCTGCAGCGAAGGAAATCAAGGGGCTGATCTCTGATTCGGTTGAAAAGGTCGAAACGGGTAACAAACTGGTCGATCAGGCGGGACGGACGATGGAGGAGGTCGTGGCGAGCATCAAGCGCGTGGCCAAGATCATGGGTGATATCTCCGATGCCAGTAGTGAGCAAAGCGCGGGTATCGAGCAGGTCAGTTTGGCGGTAAGCCAGATGGATGAGGTGACGCAGCAGAATGCGGCGCTCGTCGAACAGGCTGCGGCGGCTGCGGAGAGCCTGGAAGAGCAGGCGCATCAACTGGCGATGACCGTCTCGGTTTTTCGAATTGCCGAGAACAAGGAGCCTTCCCGTCTGACGTCGCCACAGCGCCGTATCCAGCATGCAGCTGCCTCAACAACCAATAGCGAGCGGCCTCGCGCCCCAAAGGCGCCGGCGCAACAGGTCAGTCTCGACGATGAGTGGGAGGAGTTCTAG
- a CDS encoding CheR family methyltransferase codes for MVDFRNPVPPASTLRSSLSAGLPARDGSAREFTFSTTDFERVRKLIYQHAGISLSPVKQDMVYSRLARRLRATGMPSFAAYLDGLERNGGDEWERFVNSLTTNLTSFFREPHHFPIFADHLRKLGTKRPVRVWCSAASTGEEPYSIAITVAETFGANVSHISIVASDLDTNVLATAEKGVYPIERVEKLSPERLRQFFLRGTGSQEGFVSVRPELKRMVSFQRINLLDANYSVKGPLDVIFCRNVMIYFDKPTQYKILSRFAPIMQPDGLMFAGHSESFLHAADLFKSQGKTVYALANAR; via the coding sequence ATGGTTGATTTTCGCAATCCTGTACCACCTGCGTCGACGCTTCGATCGTCCTTGTCGGCCGGCCTGCCAGCGCGTGACGGCAGCGCGCGGGAATTCACGTTTTCAACGACCGATTTTGAACGGGTCCGCAAACTGATTTATCAGCACGCTGGCATTTCGTTGTCGCCGGTCAAGCAGGACATGGTGTATTCGCGCCTGGCGCGACGTCTGCGTGCTACGGGCATGCCGTCTTTTGCCGCCTATCTCGACGGCCTGGAGCGTAATGGCGGCGACGAGTGGGAGCGCTTCGTCAATTCGCTGACGACCAACCTGACCTCGTTTTTCCGCGAACCGCATCACTTTCCGATATTTGCCGACCATCTGCGCAAGCTCGGCACCAAACGGCCGGTCCGGGTGTGGTGTTCGGCCGCGTCGACGGGCGAAGAACCGTACTCGATTGCGATAACTGTGGCGGAAACCTTTGGCGCCAATGTTTCGCACATTTCTATCGTGGCCTCTGATCTCGATACCAATGTGCTGGCGACGGCCGAGAAAGGGGTTTATCCAATCGAACGGGTTGAAAAACTCTCGCCTGAACGCTTGCGTCAATTCTTTTTGCGCGGCACCGGCAGCCAGGAGGGTTTTGTCTCGGTTCGTCCCGAACTGAAGCGGATGGTGTCGTTTCAGCGGATCAATCTGCTGGATGCCAATTATTCGGTCAAGGGGCCGCTTGACGTCATCTTCTGCCGAAATGTCATGATCTATTTCGACAAGCCGACGCAGTACAAGATTCTGTCGCGCTTCGCCCCGATAATGCAGCCCGATGGCCTGATGTTTGCCGGCCATTCGGAGAGCTTCCTGCATGCTGCCGATCTTTTCAAGTCACAGGGCAAGACGGTCTATGCCCTGGCAAATGCCCGATAG
- the cheD gene encoding chemoreceptor glutamine deamidase CheD, whose translation MQHSYDEQLASNRYFDRKFGLEAAKILPGEYFVSSTEALLVTVLGSCVAACIRDPDLGIGGMNHFMLPDDGGRSPLGMSARYGTYAMEVLINHLLKLGARRNRLEAKVFGGGAVLASLASSNVGAKNAEFVLDFLTTEKIPVVAKDLLDSYPRKVYYFPHSGRVLVKKLHRVHNETLFSRENDYKVRLSGSTIEGDVELFV comes from the coding sequence GTGCAACATTCCTACGACGAGCAACTAGCCAGCAATCGATATTTCGATCGAAAGTTCGGCCTTGAGGCCGCCAAGATATTGCCGGGCGAGTACTTTGTTTCCAGCACGGAGGCATTGCTGGTGACGGTGCTCGGCTCCTGTGTCGCTGCTTGTATTCGAGATCCGGATTTGGGCATTGGCGGGATGAATCACTTCATGTTGCCAGATGATGGCGGCAGGAGCCCGCTCGGCATGTCAGCCCGCTATGGCACCTATGCCATGGAGGTGTTGATCAATCATCTGCTCAAGCTCGGGGCTCGACGCAACCGTCTCGAGGCCAAGGTGTTTGGCGGTGGAGCCGTCCTGGCCAGTCTGGCGAGCAGCAATGTCGGCGCCAAGAATGCGGAATTCGTACTGGATTTCCTGACAACGGAAAAGATTCCCGTTGTCGCCAAGGACTTGCTGGATTCATATCCGCGGAAAGTCTATTATTTTCCGCATTCAGGGCGCGTTCTGGTCAAGAAGCTGCACCGGGTTCATAACGAGACCTTGTTCAGCCGCGAAAACGATTACAAGGTACGCCTGAGCGGCTCCACCATCGAAGGCGATGTCGAATTGTTCGTTTGA